In Trichoderma asperellum chromosome 1, complete sequence, a single window of DNA contains:
- a CDS encoding uncharacterized protein (EggNog:ENOG41), whose product MGTQLTPEARYRSLPFDVFVLKHWRYEPSRDQDGQQWETLVHRYWKLTPLGRFPYHVEVYNNLDNPISSVTPSSDEISRCLAPFQTTQERIICADAHITRWKPVFVRTCYREDLNEALSQVMQRIPLLVDTQPMSVIEDAEDWDWRQKQKSPTGELPEDSLEKADRDDCTLLYMADEEALLEGLVKIKGIGLHG is encoded by the exons ATGGGTACTCAGCTTACCCCCGAAGCTCGATACAGATCTCTTCCGTTTGATGTGTTTGTTCTT AAACATTGGAGATATGAACCATCCCGTGATCAAGATGGCCAGCAATGGGAGACTCTAGTGCATAGATACTGGAAGCTGACTCCTCTTGGGCGATTT CCGTATCATGTTGAGGTCTATAACAACTTAGATAACCCTATTAGCAGTGTGACGCCTTCTTCAGATGAGATTTCACGGTGTTTGGCGCCGTTTCAGACGACTCAAGAGCGAATAATTTGTGCCGATGCCCACATCACCCGATGGAAACCAGTTTTTGTCCGAACATGCTACCGAGAGGATCTAAACGAGGC TTTGTCTCAGGTCATGCAGCGCATCCCACTTCTGGTAGACACGCAACCAATGAGTGTAATTGAAGACGCTGAGGATTGGGACTGGAGGCAGAAGCAAAAATCTCCCACTGGCGAGCTCCCAGAAGATTCTCTAGAAAAGGCAGATAGGGATGACTGTACGCTTCTATATATGGCGGATGAGGAGGCTTTATTGGAGGGCCTTGTCAAGATCAAGGGGATAGGGCTTCATGGGTAA
- a CDS encoding uncharacterized protein (TransMembrane:5 (o64-86i98-117o137-157i227-249o261-278i)) — MSATNELIDHMQPKASKTRTVTWQEIAEWQFDNKYILRGYRPEKADYLEVFASLTFLHNETCNVYTHLVGALLLPLIAPVFLRLLTDPRFLNVSSMDYAMFNVYFWCAEICLVLSALYHLLQPHSHGVEMFWHGMDLLGIVIVTVGTFSSGIYYVFFCEASLQKLHWTIVSFSERLSPLTPTLLAADQTNPMIDTDFEFQILTTGTITGILISHPLLKTPRWRNVKAAAFVVFGSSSFIPLLHGVQRYGLTYMLQYSGMKWYLLELTFYGAGVTLYAVRLARLPHRVSPFPKR; from the coding sequence ATGAGCGCTACCAACGAACTTATAGACCACATGCAGCCAAAGGCTAGCAAAACACGAACCGTAACGTGGCAGGAGATTGCTGAATGGCAGTTTGACAACAAGTATATCCTCAGAGGCTACCGACCAGAGAAAGCAGACTATCTAGAGGTTTTTGCTAGCCTAACATTTCTACACAACGAGACTTGCAATGTCTACACTCATCTAGTCGGTGCTCTGCTCCTACCTCTTATTGCGCCTGTCTTCCTGCGGCTCCTTACAGACCCTCGATTTCTTAACGTCTCGTCCATGGACTATGCCATGTTTAATGTTTACTTCTGGTGTGCAGAGATCTGTTTAGTCTTGAGCGCACTCTATCACCTGCTGCAACCCCATTCGCATGGTGTAGAAATGTTCTGGCATGGAATGGACCTGCTTGGTATTGTTATTGTAACGGTGGGAACATTCTCTTCCGGCATCTACTATGTGTTCTTCTGTGAAGCAAGCTTGCAAAAACTGCACTGGACTATTGTTAGTTTCTCCGAGCGACTATCACCGCTCACTCCCACCCTTCTAGCAGCCGATCAAACAAATCCAATGATTGACACTGACTTCGAGTTCCAGATCTTAACCACGGGTACTATCACAGGTATTCTTATCTCGCATCCTCTACTTAAAACGCCGCGCTGGCGGAATGTAAAGGCGGCTGCTTTTGTTGTATTTGGCTCTTCGTCGTTTATACCACTGCTGCACGGAGTCCAGCGATACGGGCTCACATATATGCTCCAATACTCGGGAATGAAATGGTATCTACTCGAGCTTACCTTCTATGGTGCCGGAGTCACCCTGTATGCGGTACGTCTGGCACGCTTACCTCACCGCGTGTCTCCATTCCCCAAGAGATAG
- a CDS encoding uncharacterized protein (MEROPS:MER0000313~EggNog:ENOG41), with amino-acid sequence MDANDSQGLLKTWLGYFVGRRPERSAQPASLESRKNEAWLRTEAFLQHDADEDDEPDPERTARTLRAFEDYVEYNSDGESDSGLCYDVPYPKLQAMRSKIERRRHGSHSNPSTVIRVSKRKRTSDALIEELSHWDMEAKKRRILTREEPNSGDNLEDPDADFAVLMRRHLVSLDNALRKQWVCVCQKCSGLSVRLSLPQQKKDFNVETSFEVFFGVRSPAETALQEAKITIKDVQNSRVRSASEPVASGAPDFAHICQSITESLGQRNCLHLALEGGTFQRLRPQPKTFGGDQMSRTVSLTALFKRQQELRGSSSALPLKGKRILAVILATALLPFLETPWLQPSFNHSNILFVEPLQDGELPDITKPFLAMEHVPIVSAGKTGTGASSDSFKHMVHPNASVLALGILLCELHYCTPVELMQKDSNAPKNVNSDYYTSLDMLKTLEVDAGIDYYLATKACLQWEYLPPGQQADFESVDVQRLFYQNVIKRLESEIFKSWGLRIENLGSFDPRQNELCWGSIGQEVVRHQTAKVEPPDTNNGPRAIPYRSISDAAPVSYTSLKPQFRRQPVETSTKSLYFFDASHQMGSEQESPLSQQWMDNLLASIYHYIDPFDAVDAGRRTFQPVRIAILDSGFDPRNPLLMTADNRLDPRIKDARSFVQQTASHDIQDEIGHGTHALGLLLSVATCAEIYIARIAHRETLDRNTYDDIAKARLAQLDIISMSFGIREYNEPMKTAISNALHCDTLLFAAASNDGANFGRAFPAKYPSVFCIHSTDGNGNPSAFNPTADDKDVNFSLLGEQVSSHWPTGKNGHNEPVKAMSGTSVATPIAAGLAAAILSFVRQQERHIAPGGELPLGPRLKNVQLMNEVLKSMVKQRRGAGYDYITPHSLFDRKSTREQVYDKIEDIKRHLYD; translated from the exons ATGGATGCAAATGATTCCCAAGGCCTGCTAAAGACCTGGCTTGGATATTTCGTTGGAAGACGACCAGAAAGGTCAGCGCAACCCGCGTCATTGGAATCGCGGAAAAATGAAGCCTGGTTGCGGACGGAGGCATTCCTGCAGCACGAtgccgatgaagatgatgaacccGACCCTGAGCGTACTGCCAGGACGTTGCGCGCATTTGAAGACTATGTTGAATACAACTCTGACGGGGAGTCAGATTCC GGCTTATGCTATGATGTGCCGTATCCCAAGCTTCAGGCAATGCGCAGCAAGATCGAGCGTCGACGTCATGGTTCTCATTCCAATCCAAGCACTGTCATTCGCGTTAGTAAACGGAAACGAACAAGTGACGCCCTCATTGAGGAGCTTTCGCACTGGGACATGGAGGCAAAGAAGCGCCGAATTTTAACTCGTGAAGAGCCAAATTCTGGCGACAATCTCGAAGACCCCGATGCTGACTTTGCCGTGCTGATGAGGAGACATCTGGTATCATTGGACAATGCGTTACGGAAACAATGGGTATGTGTTTGCCAGAAGTGCTCAGGGTTGAGCGTCAGACTTTCACTACCACAACAGAAGAAGGATTTCAACGTTGAGACAAGCTTCGAAGTGTTCTTCGGCGTACGATCTCCAGCTGAAACTGCATTGCAAGAAGCCAAAATAACAATCAA AGACGTACAGAACAGCAGGGTGAGGAGCGCGTCTGAGCCCGTAGCTAGCGGCGCGCCCGATTTTGCCCACATATGCCAAAGCATTACAGAGTCCCTTGGTCAGCGAAATTGCTTGCACTTGGCTCTTGAGGGTGGGACCTTTCAGAGGCTTCGTCCGCAACCAAAGACCTTTGGTGGTGATCAAATGTCTCGAACGGTATCCTTGACAGCTCTATTCAAGCGTCAGCAAGAATTACGTGGCAGTTCATCTGCTCTGCCACTTAAGGGGAAGCGAATCTTGGCTGTTATACTGGCTACTGCGCTTCTCCCATTCTTGGAGACACCATGGTTGCAGCCCTCCTTCAACCACTCAAACATTCTGTTCGTGGAGCCACTGCAGGATGGAGAACTCCCCGACATCACGAAACCTTTTCTGGCCATGGAACACGTTCCAATCGTCTCAGCCGGCAAGACAGGTACCGGAGCCAGTTCTGATAGCTTCAAACACATGGTTCATCCCAATGCTAGTGTACTAGCGCTAGGCATACTCTTGTGTGAGCTTCACTATTGCACACCTGTGGAGCTGATGCAAAAAGACTCGAATGCGCCCAAGAACGTCAATTCTGATTATTATACCAGTCTTGATATGCTCAAGACTCTAGAAGTTGACGCTGGCATAGATTACTATCTCGCCACGAAGGCATGCCTCCAGTGGGAGTACTTACCCCCGGGACAGCAGGCTGACTTTGAATCTGTCGACGTTCAGCGGCTCTTCTACCAAAACGTTATCAAACGACTCGAGTCTGAGATATTCAAGTCGTGGGGCCTTCGAATAGAGAACTTGGGCTCATTTGATCCTCGACAGAATGAACTCTGCTGGGGGTCCATCGGTCAAGAAGTTGTCCGCCATCAAACAGCCAAGGTTGAACCCCCTGATACAAATAATGGACCACGGGCAATTCCATATCGTTCGATATCTGACGCCGCACCCGTGAGCTACACATCCCTCAAGCCTCAATTTCGCAGACAGCCCGTCGAAACTTCAACGAAGAGTTTGTACTTTTTTGACGCAAGCCACCAGATGGGCTCTGAACAAGA GAGTCCACTTTCGCAACAATGGATGGACAATCTTTTGGCCTCGATTTATCACTATATCGACCCCTTCGATGCTGTCGATGCTGGGCGCAGAACGTTCCAACCGGTGCGAATAGCGATCTTGGATTCCGGATTTGACCCTCGAAATCCACTTTTGATGACTGCGGACAATCGACTAGATCCTCGAATCAAGGATGCGCGAAGTTTTGTGCAGCAAACAGCCTCACACGACATTCAGGACGAGATCGGGCATGGCACTCATGCTCTTGGGCTCCTACTCAGCGTTGCTACATGCGCTGAGATTTACATCGCCAGAATTGCGCATCGAGAAACTCTGGATCGTAACACTTACGATGACATTGCAAAGGCAAGGCTGGCTCAAT TGGACATTATATCGATGTCATTCGGAATTCGCGAATATAATGAGCCTATGAAAACGGCCATATCTAATGCATTGCACTGCGATACATTGTTGTTCGCTGCGGCATCGAATGATGGAGCAAATTTTGGCAGAGCTTTCCCAGCTAAATATCCCAGCGTGTTTTGTATACACTCAACCGATGGAAATGGCAATCCCTCTGCATTTAACCCGACAGCAGACGACAAAGACGTTAACTTCAGTCTACTCGGGGAGCAAGTCTCTTCCCACTGGCCAACTGGCAAGAACGGCCACAATGAACCTGTCAAAGCCATGTCAGGAACATCGGTCGCGACACCGATTGCCGCTGGGCTTGCCGCAGCGATTCTGTCCTTTGTCCGGCAGCAGGAACGGCACATCGCTCCTGGAGGTGAGCTGCCGCTGGGGCCACGGCTGAAAAACGTTCAATTAATGAATGAGGTTTTAAAGAGCATGGTAAAGCAGAGGAGAGGGGCAGGCTATGACTACATTACGCCTCACTCACTCTTTGATAGGAAGTCGACAAGGGAGCAGGTTTATGATAAGATCGAGGATATCAAAAGACATTTGTATGACTAG